The Pseudopipra pipra isolate bDixPip1 chromosome 4, bDixPip1.hap1, whole genome shotgun sequence DNA segment CTCCCAGAAAAGGACTTTACAAAAAACTTGGGGCAACTTGGAATTACTATAGGTCAGTCCCTCTCACCaatttctgcttgttttgtttcGTTATTTGTCCAATGCACTCTATTCCAGACCCTCTTGCTCTTCACCACTGTCCCCTCTGGCatccattcttttttctttatggcTGTTGTAAATTCTCCTCATCTCTTCTTCGTACTTGATAAAGTTTTCCCCGAACCGTGTCCACGCTTTGTAGGGGACTGTGATGGTGTTACGGTAGGGCGGCCTCACCTCACTTACCTTCAGGAAAATGCCGTACCTGTTGGATCCCACGTCGAAGTAGAAGCGCTTGTTGTCCACTCGGAAGGAGGTGCCCTCGGGGAGCTCCGGGGGCTCGTCGCCTCCCCCCCGCCGGTCCTCTATGTCCCCCTCGCCGTACTCTTCGATCAGCTGGACCAAAGCATCCCTGAACTCGATCATCCCCTGCGCAGGGAGGACGATCGTCTGCTCCTGTCCCAAGCTGTGGCCAAAGTAGCCCATCATGCCGGGTCCCCTGCTCATGGTTTGCCTAATCCGCAAGAAGCGCCCGCGCTGGTTCTCCTTCAGGTCCAGGTAGTACTTCCTGTTGTCCCTCTCGATGTACTCCGTTTTGAGGACGCTGTGAGGGGGCTCTTCGGAGCCCACGGACACCGGGGGCGAGGGCGGCGGGTGCTGCTGCCGCCTCCGGGGATGCTGCTCCTTGTCATTG contains these protein-coding regions:
- the PURG gene encoding purine-rich element-binding protein gamma isoform X2, which encodes MERGRGGGGGRNLGGSGLHRSVYSQSQQQYHYPASSQGSCMEIQELASKRVDIQKKRFYLDVKQSSRGRFLKIAEVWIGRGRQDNIRKSKLTLSLSVAAELKDCLGDFIEHYAHLGLKGGHRVHEHSNDKEQHPRRRQQHPPPSPPVSVGSEEPPHSVLKTEYIERDNRKYYLDLKENQRGRFLRIRQTMSRGPGMMGYFGHSLGQEQTIVLPAQGMIEFRDALVQLIEEYGEGDIEDRRGGGDEPPELPEGTSFRVDNKRFYFDVGSNRYGIFLKAQC
- the PURG gene encoding purine-rich element-binding protein gamma isoform X1: MERGRGGGGGRNLGGSGLHRSVYSQSQQQYHYPASSQGSCMEIQELASKRVDIQKKRFYLDVKQSSRGRFLKIAEVWIGRGRQDNIRKSKLTLSLSVAAELKDCLGDFIEHYAHLGLKGGHRVHEHSNDKEQHPRRRQQHPPPSPPVSVGSEEPPHSVLKTEYIERDNRKYYLDLKENQRGRFLRIRQTMSRGPGMMGYFGHSLGQEQTIVLPAQGMIEFRDALVQLIEEYGEGDIEDRRGGGDEPPELPEGTSFRVDNKRFYFDVGSNRYGIFLKVSEVRPPYRNTITVPYKAWTRFGENFIKYEEEMRRIYNSHKEKRMDARGDSGEEQEGLE